A single genomic interval of Alligator mississippiensis isolate rAllMis1 chromosome 15, rAllMis1, whole genome shotgun sequence harbors:
- the LOC102561252 gene encoding phospholipase A2 inhibitor gamma subunit B, whose amino-acid sequence MKAPVTLLLFLAALLAAGSSLECEHCTSEDKTCTKKSCGPGEDSCFIAMMEDSLHMGERHTHTFQGCVASSVCSDMNKFMDFGPFMKARAVFTCCKGDACKTTSLQIPQNMTPVYCPICEPKQDSYGCDKVVSACPTKNPGCLNVTWTPDSGTKKGQSSPGVCTSPSACAKEIVEKLGYKVINEKCPGFSNTAGPALGSFWLLLLALTGLLLEMLLS is encoded by the exons ATGAAGGCGCCCGtcaccctcctcctcttccttgctgctctcctggctgcAG ggTCCAGCCTGGAGTGTGAGCACTGCACCAGTGAAGACAAGACCTGCACAAAGAAGTCCTGTGGTCCTGGAGAAGACAGCTGCTTCATTGCCATGATGGAAGATTCTCTCCATA tgggagagagacacacacacacgttccaGGGCTGTGTGGCCTCCAGTGTCTGCTCAGACATGAACAAGTTCATGGATTTTGGGCCATTCATGAAAGCTCGGGCAGTCTTCACCTGCTGCAAGGGGGATGCCTGCAAAACCACCTCTTTACAAA TACCCCAGAACATGACCCCAGTTTACTGCCCCATCTGTGAGCCAAAGCAGGATTCCTATGGCTGCGATAAGGTTGTCTCAGCATGCCCTACAAAGAATCCTGGATGCCTGAATGTCACCTGGACTCCAGACTCTGGTAC CAAGAAGGGACAAAGCTCCCCTGGGGTCTGTACTTCTCCGTCTGCCTGTGCCAAGGAGATTGTGGAAAAACTTGGGTACAAAGTCATCAACGAAAAGTGTCCAGGATTCTCCAATACAGCAGGCCCAGCTCTGGGATCcttctggctcctgctcctggctctcACTGGGCTGCTTCTGGAGATGCTTCTTTCCTGA